The Dehalobacter sp. DCM sequence CTTTAAGAGAAGAAGGGGTAACTCGTTTTGGCGTTGCGATATTAGATGAAGCACTGGAATTGCGGAAGGAATTTCCGGATATTGCCATCATGGTCATCGGACCGACGCTCCCGGAGTATTCGGAGATCATGGTCAGAGATGATATTATCCCGGAGGTATTTCAACTGCGCCAGGCTGAGGCCCTATCGGCTGCGGCCGAGAAGTTGCATAAAACAGCCAGGCTGCATATCAAAGTGGATACAGGGATGGGCAGGATCGGGTTTCGGGATAATGCGTTTGAAGCGATTCAAAAGATTGCCGGGCTTCCCGGTCTTTTTTTGGAAGGAATCTATACGCATCTCGCTACTGCTGATGGCACCGATCTGACCTATGTCTCCAAACAGCTAACGCTATTTAATACCCTTCGTGATCAGTTACGTGCTGCCGGAATTACTATTCCGATCCGCCATGCGGCTAATTCTGCAGCGATCATCCAAGTGCCTGAAAGTCATTTTGAACTTTGCCGTCCGGGGATTATTTTATATGGACTTTTGCCGATGACGCATACCGGCCAGGAAGCAGGATTTGAACCGGTACTTTCATTGAAGACGCGTATATCTCAATTGAAAACAATCCGCAAAGGGGAGAGTGTCGGATATGGCAGGACCTTTGTTGCGGAACGTCCGACGCAAGTGGCGACGCTCCCGATCGGCTATGCTGACGGTTGGCGGCGGTCATTGTCCAATAACGGTGAGGTCCTGATCAAAGGGAAACGGGCGGCGATCATCGGCAGGATCTGTATGGACCAAACGATGGTGGATGTGACCGATATTCGCGGGGTAGACGAAGGGGACGAAGCGATCTTAATCGGCGATTGCGGGGAAGATCGAATTACAGCCGATGAAATTGCGGGCCGTTGCGGGACTATCAGTTATGAGATCACCTGCGGCTTGACCAAAAGAGTGCCGCGAGTGATAGTAGACAATGATATTTAG is a genomic window containing:
- the alr gene encoding alanine racemase, with the protein product MEFFRPVWAEIDLGALKRNFRRVKSFTKSDVMPIVKADAYGHGAIAVVRALREEGVTRFGVAILDEALELRKEFPDIAIMVIGPTLPEYSEIMVRDDIIPEVFQLRQAEALSAAAEKLHKTARLHIKVDTGMGRIGFRDNAFEAIQKIAGLPGLFLEGIYTHLATADGTDLTYVSKQLTLFNTLRDQLRAAGITIPIRHAANSAAIIQVPESHFELCRPGIILYGLLPMTHTGQEAGFEPVLSLKTRISQLKTIRKGESVGYGRTFVAERPTQVATLPIGYADGWRRSLSNNGEVLIKGKRAAIIGRICMDQTMVDVTDIRGVDEGDEAILIGDCGEDRITADEIAGRCGTISYEITCGLTKRVPRVIVDNDI